From the genome of Reinekea thalattae:
TAGACCAACGGTGCTGCGCCTTCAGAGCTGTCAATCAGCTGGCCGTCTGCATCTTTAACGTTGTAATTCAGTGTTACTACTTTTTTGTCTGCAATCATTTTTCTTCCTAGTATTAGCGTGAATTTAGGAGCGACAAAAAGTAATAGACGCTCTTAGATAAGTTGACTCATATTCAATGAGTGGTGCTTTATTGAAAATATACAACCTCTGTTAAGGCTGTAAACGATCCAATTGCCAACCTTCGGCTGCTTGGCTGTACATCAGTCGGTCGTGCAAGCGCGAACCGCGACCTTGCCAAAACTCAACTTTAGTCGGCCTCACTCGATAACCGCCCCAAAACGACGGCAACGGAATATCACCTTGCTGGAACTTGTGCTTCATCTGCTCAAATGCCTGCTCCAACAGCTTACGCGAGCCGACCTTTTGGCTTTGCTGACTGGTCCATGCGGCGATCTGGCTTTCTCTAGGTCGCGATAAAAAATAGCGTGTCGCCTCAGCGACCGAGAGCTTTTCTGCTTCACCATAAACAATGATTTGGCGCTCTAACGGCGTCCAAGCAAAATGCAGGCTGACCTTATTGTTGCCTGCAATATCTTGCGCTTTATGGCTTTGTAAATTGGTGTAGAACACAAAACCTTGGTCATCGTAATTTTTCAACAACACAATGCGCTGGCTTGGCTGGCCATCAGCATCGACCGTTGCCAGTGACATCGCAGTTGGATCTGCTGTTAATTCTGCGGCGAGAGCCTGCTTAAACCAATCTTCAAACTGAGTCATTGGATCATCAGCCATCTGTTCTCGGCTTAAACCTGCCAAGGTATAGTCGCGACGAATATCTTCCAGTTTCATAATCTCTCCAGCTGCTGGTTATAAAGCATAGAGCCTGTTAGCTCGGTTGGCACTGCGTGCAATAACAGGTGCTGCGATTGGCGGTTCGCATTTCTTTTATCAGCGTGCCACACACCAAACAGGGCAAGCCCGCACGACCATAAACATTCAGCGATTGGGCGAAATAACCCGG
Proteins encoded in this window:
- the pdxH gene encoding pyridoxamine 5'-phosphate oxidase, which gives rise to MKLEDIRRDYTLAGLSREQMADDPMTQFEDWFKQALAAELTADPTAMSLATVDADGQPSQRIVLLKNYDDQGFVFYTNLQSHKAQDIAGNNKVSLHFAWTPLERQIIVYGEAEKLSVAEATRYFLSRPRESQIAAWTSQQSQKVGSRKLLEQAFEQMKHKFQQGDIPLPSFWGGYRVRPTKVEFWQGRGSRLHDRLMYSQAAEGWQLDRLQP